In Penaeus monodon isolate SGIC_2016 chromosome 7, NSTDA_Pmon_1, whole genome shotgun sequence, the genomic stretch CCAGGAATATTATATAGTACTAAAAGTATATGTTCTTCTTTATGTTTGTTATAGAAAGTGTCTAATACTTGGTGCTTTACAGGGAAAGTTTCGCTGGACCTTCAGAAGCAGAATTCGTGTGACACTTATTGGGGAAAATATCTTTAGACCACCAGTTGAATTGCATGACCAGCAGTTGTTACATCCTGAGTACAGGTACATCAGCACAGACCGTTAAGTTATAAAGACTGTATAAAAATGTTGTAAAAAACAAGCCATTattcaaatgtaaaaaaacagAAACCTATTTCATAATTGCACTAACATACTTCTTGTGCAGATACCTAGACATGGACTTGCAGTTACGTACGCTGAAGGAAAATACACCATCAACAGATGAGTCTGGATTACCTAGAAGAGTACTACCCGTCCTTGCCCTTAATGAGGTTGGTTGACTCCTAGAGGATGATGCCCACAGTTGGCTTTGCTTAAACACTTAAGGTACTGAAGGATCTGATGAGTTGCCCAGGACACGAGGAGTGTGCTGTGTTATGTAATGTCAGCATTTCATGTATAACATTTATGCTTGTGTTTCTCATGCAGTCTGGTATTGTGTAGCATGAATGCTGTCCAATATCCTTTAATTGGCAGATTAATTAGTGGTTGTATCTTCAAATTTTGTAATACAAAATTGCCACCAATACCTTATGTGACAGGCTCATATgacattttgttttatatttgtgtttttacaGATAAGATAAACTGACTAAAAGTTTTCCAGTAATCTTACATGTTTCATAAAGGAATTTAGGAAACCCATGTCAGTAGTATCCTTTGCTTGGCATAggtgagcttttttttttctttctttcttttcttttctttttttcattagtcATGATATTGCTAACTTTCTGTCCAATTCCTATTCTTTGAGAGTGACAGATATTCCTCCATCTAACCCAGGTTTTCATTGGCGAATGTGTGTCAGCCAGAGTGTCGTATTTGGAGTTGAGTTTTGATCGTAACAAGGGGATCAAACAGAAGTGTTCAGGACTCATCGCCAGCACAGGTGAGTGTCCGTGTCTAGAGACCACTTGCTCTTGAGGTTCTCAAGAACATAGGGTCATAGTGATTTTGAAGTAGCATTTGTTCACTGATGAAGCCTTTCAACTCTGGTTTCCTGTATGTAAAGTTTTATGTTTTAAGGATACAGTCTTTATGATAAGTAAAAGAGGAAAGGTTCAGTAGTAGAAAATGTTATTTCTTAATTACATAAACTGTGTCTTAATGTCTGTAGTAGAGCATTTTGGTTATGTTGCATGACAATACTAGTGGATCTTTCTCAGTATGATAATAATCTGATTCAGACATTCCACATCATGGTGCTTCTGATAATAAGCTAATAGTTTGATAAATAAATTCACCAACAAATTGATTTAATAGCatccttaaaaatatatttaattaatttgatGATGTAAGAAAGTGTTACtatcatgatttttgttattttttgttactaccATGTTCTCACCCAcaactctcatcatcatcatcatttctagcAAAAGTACCAATATCATGActtgtaaaatgtaaaatttaacatACAAGCTATTATGCTTCTGTATTACAAGTTTGTAAAGATTGCTATCAGTAAAAATGTGGCTTTCCCTGCTGAAGTAaggtttaaaataaagaaaactgatGGATACTGGATGCTTATAGTTGCCAAGAATGAAAATGCAAGTGGAAAAGAGGCAAGCTTCACCATGTCCTGGAAGTGAGAAAGCATCAGTTTAACTTGAGcaattgtttttgtttcatgGAGGGCATCACTTCCATCTTCATGACCTTGCCAACCACCTCCAGCACTGTCTGCTGCTGTATCAACACCATCTTTatcactttctttatcatttcctcATTTACCACCACCCCACCAGCACCACACTTGTcagtttcctccttttcctcctcaccatcctactcatgttcctcttcctccttcctcttcctcttcctcttcctcttcttcttcttcttcttcttcttcttcttcttcttcttcttcttcttcttcttcttcttcttcttcttcttcttcttcttcctcttcctcttcctcttcctcttcctcttgctcttcctcttcctcttcctcttcctcttcctcttcctctttcctcttcctcttcctcttcctcttcctcttcctcttcctctcctcctcctcctcctcctcctccaactttctttcattttctttctttccatttgtatttTACTGCATGCAGATTCTAAGTCCAAGTTTTTGTAGGTACATTATGGCAGGGAGATACTTATGGCGACACCAGTAAGAGTTTCTGGAGcaaagatttgtgtgtgtgtgtgagagttgaCTTTTAGCTTTGGCTTTTATGGGCTATTTTGGCCATTATTTGCATGTGTATTCTGTTCTATGGTCTctgaggcaaagaaagaaagaaagaaagaaaaaatgaatttggAGCAGTAAATCTTGAATAGACCAATGGATTGGATTAATTTTACATGTCAAGTTTGACTTTTATTATAATACACCAGTTTTTGGATGAGTTATGGCCATTTTTAAACTTAAAGTTGTGTAAGAGTTCATGGAACAGACAGTTAATGCAGCTGTTTGCTGTTGATGTTGCTGATGTTTGAAAAGTTATCTTTTGGTAAGATTGCAGTAATGAAGCAGAGTTGATAATTTGAGAATTAAAAGAATGTGTTGCTATGTTACTACTCCCTAACATACTTGTCAAATGTTTTAGCTTTGATGTAGTATGTACATTTGTAATAACTAGTtgcttttgtatgttttatttataacaaatataaacaacagTGGTTAAATCCTCATGAATAAATTCTAGGAAAAATGCTCATTTTAGTTATTGGTGGAAGATTTtcattgtattgttttttctctctccacttctttttGTTCCTCTTCATTTTGGTTCCCATTCCTCTTCCACTGTTAAATATGTTCTGATGGAAATGAGTTATTAAGCAGTGCTTATCTTGTGCACTCTCTGCTtgatgtgtggtgcgtgttttaTTGACTTTCAAATCAAGGTTGATAACATGAAGTAATTTCATTTCCAATTCATGAATCTATAATAGTTAAATTGCTAGAGTAAGTGTATTTTAACCCCATTCTATTTGAAACTTTGATTGTAGAATACACTTTTTGGCATTTCCATATGAGACTTATAATTTTGCTTCCTTCAAAATCTTATGCAGGGACGGGCTCAACCTCATGGACTTATAATGTGAACAAGTTAACAGAACAGAATATGGAAGAAATCCTGACTATTGTGAAGGAGGAGACAGGCTTTGCCATCCGCGATTCAGATACCTTATTTGTACGGAAGATTACTAATAAGTTTAATGAGATGCTAATCACAAATCCAGGTGAGTTATGTGTATCAGTAGGATTTTTCTTTCTGCTAATATTCAGTATTAATATCAAAatagtttttattaatatgtttgtatGAGTTGATACAGTATTATTCAGAGTTTCTAGTTTCTGCTTTGTCACTTACACATTTGCCCATTCTGCAGAGGAGCCACGTATGGTGTACACTATAAGAGATCAATTGGTCTCTTCACCCATGAGAAGTGAATGCGTCAAGCCTCGGGGATTTGCTAGGTCAATAGGCGTAAAGTCTCGCTGCTTTGATGCTTCTTTGGTGATTGATGGGGGTCTGTCCTTCACCTTCAATGACGGAACACGAGCCCTTCTGGAGATTCATGATGTGGATGCTCTCCGGACAGTGACCCTGCACGAGGATCCAACAGAAGTTTCCTTCAAGCACTGAAAGAAATTGCTGAAGAAATGTTTCGTAATttacaaaccgaagacaagaaatGTTTTTGGTATTAACAAGGAAAAATAACAGAATTTTTAAGATTAACTTGATATATGGTGCTCATTGTCTAGTCATACTGGGACAGAGTAAGTGTTTATGCCCTGGACATAGACATTTTGACATAAGCTTAGTACAAGTTATGTTCAGTGTCAGATAAAAGGAGTATTATTCAATAAAATGGAACATGGAAATATCTTGCTGTTAGTGAATACAGGAGCTTGTAATGAGGGcgaaatatgtagatagatttaaGTCAgggttgtatataaatatctctgtGATTATTAAACTCTCACTTAGACATTGTCACAAATGATAAGCACCTTATTTGGTTATTGAGCAATAGTTGAGAGCTGTTTCATAGCAGCATTATGCTTTGTGTAATAGGTAATttggttcatatgtatatatagcattagTACAGAATTTCTTTCTTACATGATTGCATATTTATTTACTGGACATATACATTATGAATCTATGAGTGTGATTATTGTTTTGCTCATTAGTTTTTACTTATAGTAAGTATTGTGGGCAGAGTTGTACATGCTTTATAGATGTGCTATAACCCTTCTGTTTTCAATTACAGCTTCTCCT encodes the following:
- the LOC119575047 gene encoding NAD kinase 2, mitochondrial-like produces the protein MNLLKNIVNLRGWKPRRAGCLYNSQRAMSATEPAHLEPANFKPQKVLILTKLSRYEFEKRRHPELTERQLERCLRNRGSDYNMLLYHHYIHKGVENTVNSVFRAAGIETKVVYRFDYSDPNIEWADAIVTTGGDGTFLLAASGVLERNKPLIGFNSDPMRSKGQLCLPQKYSVDVKEAIDKLLKGKFRWTFRSRIRVTLIGENIFRPPVELHDQQLLHPEYRYLDMDLQLRTLKENTPSTDESGLPRRVLPVLALNEVFIGECVSARVSYLELSFDRNKGIKQKCSGLIASTGTGSTSWTYNVNKLTEQNMEEILTIVKEETGFAIRDSDTLFVRKITNKFNEMLITNPEEPRMVYTIRDQLVSSPMRSECVKPRGFARSIGVKSRCFDASLVIDGGLSFTFNDGTRALLEIHDVDALRTVTLHEDPTEVSFKH